Part of the Osmia bicornis bicornis chromosome 7, iOsmBic2.1, whole genome shotgun sequence genome, TCTCCTTGTTTCTCCCGGAGAGAAAAATATCTAAGGCTAGGAAATATTGGGAATGCAAACGGGAACAACGTTGTTCCCGAGTTGAATGCTGGAAAATACTTTAACAAGAGATTCCGATCTCACTCGCTATCTGCAAACCTGGTACACGCACACTTAACCACCCATTCTACATCCCACGAAATTTATAATAGTCCTGACTATCACGCGTTACAAGTGACATTCGTCAAGGAATAAGCGTCATACATAGTGTACTCGATACGATCCTACGATAATCTCAATCGAATCGTTCGTGTTTCTCTTAACTTAATACGCGAACAAGCAGGGAAATACCTTCTAAAACTCCCATCCCGCCTGGATAACACTGTCTGGTTACATAAAAGAGACCGTAACAATGTATTAAAGTACGCAGTATTTGGAATACCCATTCAACCCTTGCACGTGCCGATATAGTTTTTGCACTTCGGGCAAAAATGATGAACGTTCATGAAGCTGCTGATGCAGTACGGCAGACACGAGCAAAGGCAACATCTGAAATTGAAACGCTATCGATAAGAAGAATTCGATTATCGAATTCAACACACATCCGGAGCGGAGCAGGATTGCTATAGGAAACGAGGAGTGCCTGGAGCCTAGAAGTGGAGATTGTCGACGTACGAAGGACTAATGGAATGGAGAGCAAACATAACGTGAAACCTGAATACCACAGTCTTGAGTTACCGGAAAATGAAAAGCGGAGAACAAGCTAAAGTGAACTAGAGCGAGATTCGCTCTAGAGCCAACTCTTTTTCGGCCATTTCCGGTCAAATCGGAAGTggccaaaaaaaaaattcggcCATTCGTTGAGATTTTGACCCACTAAACACAATGATGcaagaattttttcgataacGTTTGACCCcttctcaaaatttttaatcttaGGTACGGATTGGGTAATAAAACAGAGGAGAGAGGAAACGATAGAAACACCCAACGAGAAACCTTATGAAAGGATTGATAACAGAGGTACTTCTTCAGgaaaatacatttatacaACTTATTCCAGCAGTAATGTTAATCACACGCAATTCGCAATTAAATGTACTCATGATTTTTCATGAATTCGTGTTCTCAGGATAGAGATCGCATTTATGGTGAACAGAAAGGAGCAGATAAGCAGAGTAGAGGATAAGCAAATAGatatagaataaataaataggtaCGTTACCCAAGTAGACAAAGTACGATGCAACAGAGGTGAGCACTCGGCTTGTGATCTTGTATCGTGGTGGTCTTGATGCTGGCATGGCACGTTGGGCAGGTCATTTTTACTGGATTCGGGCTCAGTTCGTAGATCACCGAGTAGGTCATCCGTACATCCGGCGCTGGGGCTGGCGCCGGGTTTGGGTTTGCATTATAGTGCGGCAGCGGCTGCGATGCAGGTTCACTGGTAACTGAACAATTCAATGGATGTAATGAAACCATCTAAAGTTTGATGATTTATATGGTTAAAGGGATGATTACGAGGTGGTCCAGGTGTTGGCATGGAAGATGGTCCTACTGGATACGGTGTAATCGGTGGAACGGGCATGCGAGATGCATTTCCAACAGCCTCCTCGTACGAAGGGGGTGCCGAGGGTGGAGGAGGCGCCGAAGGCGCAAACACCACGTTTTTCTCCATCACTCCTGAAACAAGAAGAggataatatttataaaataatttttcaatctaTTTGCTTAACATCTTATAATAGAAtgaattctatttttaaaattagatTGCTACCCTACCATACTCAAGTATGCCGTATTCTTTAATTAGATCAGAGTTTCTAATTGGAATTGCATGGAATGAGAATGCAATAGCATTTGAACGAAAAACGAGCGCGAAAGTGTGCGAATAGAAAGTTGAACGGATGTTAAGTAAGAAGACAACCGCGATGTGTGCTCGTTCGCAGAGCCGTGTCTAGAAAAATTAGCGCCCCGAGTGTCCACTTGTGTCCTTTGTTCGGCCACAAGTACCGTGGCCTTGCTTTAAGACCGGGTTATATTGTTGAAACGTACAATCGACTCCAAACCTAATTTAATCTGGGCAAGTGAACTTGCGCGAATTGTAATCAGCGATTGCCCACGATTCTTATGTAAATCATTTCATGGAATTCAAcaaaatatctaaatatttATCAGTCTCGTTAATTCACTCGAATGTGACATTCAATAACCATGTAAAAATGAGCATATCAAATACTTTATCGGACGCTATCTTctcttatttaaaaaaaaaaataaatgacgCATAACTTGTTGCGAAATCATGAACAAACACAGACATCGTTTCTGCTAAGAATTCAAATGAGTAATGGCAACAAAAATGTTCTTAGATTCATCTTTACTCGAAGTTTCGTGGAAGTGTATAATCagcatttttgtaaaattttttgcATAAGAATCATTTATGAAGCGTCTATATTTTTGCCACTTAACCTTTCGCCAAGTAAACCATGTATGGCTTGAATTGCATAAATACTTAATTATGCAAAACAAAAAGCGCAAACATGATTCGaatattgttttttctttttgatttaAATGTGCTGAGTATCCACATGACGTAAAAATTTGACGCATCAATGTAACGCTCCTTTCACAATTGTGACAAGGTTACTTTAATCATGATTGCAACATATCGTACATATACTAATATGTAATTAACGAATGTTTAGTTAAATATATCGTTAAACAAGACATAATATATCAAGATACTTACCAAAATTAAAAGCTGAACGATTATGAGTCACTTAGACGCTTCCGACAGAAGAGAGGTTATAGTTTAGCACCGTGGAGCAGCAATAGATTACGTGCGTAGCGAAAATACTATGGCACACATCTTTGCACAATGTTTAATCATCTTCCAGCATGATACTGAATCTTTTGTATGTATTTACAccgaaaaagaagagaaaagcaCACGATACTTCAAAGAAAACCGTCACATTACCACTCTTGAAACGATTGACAAGAGACTGTTACAGTTTCTGCTGGCAACCAATCACAGGACTCGAGATACTTCAACagaaaaactgaaaaaaaaaacggcgCGAGATATGAACAACAGTTTTGTCAGTTCCGGTTGTACACCGTTAGACCGCGCTAGCAGTACggttttcaatataatttgGAATATGTTATGTagtgattattattaaaaaataacataacATGTTTTATGGATTTTTTGAATATCTATTcgtataaaacaaaaataattaaaagttcaATTGATTCTTCTTGAACAATATTATTCATTCCACGATTGAACATACCTCTTTCGTGCAACCCAAGGAGGCCCTTTATTCTTCCTTTTTATATCGTAGTCATATACACggcaaataaaaatatattaatagaaaaaaCGAGCGATAACATCGAAAATCgaagaatgtattaaatacAAGACCACTGAATATACAACTCGGTGTCACCACGCGCTGAAGCAGACGAAGCGTGCGTGAGTCAACCAGGTAAACATGCGCAGAACGAACGAAACACAGTCTCACGTTGACCGAGTATAATGCGCCGCGAACTTGTACCTCGTGTGAAGGTGATAAGAATAAGGTGTAATTGTGTTTAATTAGTGTAATCTACCTGCTTGTACGAGAAATAGAAGCTGCAGTTACATGGGACATCCATTATTTGGTGAGTAAAAATCGAAATTTGTTTGATATATTACTTTTTGAATCAAAGAATGGTTCACTTTCATAGTCAGGGCTACCAATGACAGATTATTCGAAAAATGGAATAGATTTAGTCTACTTTAAAGCATTGTAGATacgaatatatgtataaaataattatttactgAATATTTATAACATGTTTTCTCACATATTTTGCTACATGGCTGTAAAATCTATTCAACCTTGTATCACCTGTGGTTATCATATCCGATCAAATAATATTTCGTACATTTGTATAGCATTAGTTATTCTTATAACTTTTAAGATATCGATAATTCGTTATTTAATGATGTTGCAAGTCTAAATATTgataaatcatttcaaaattcGTCTTTGCCGATCACTTATTAAGTTGGCAACAATTTCTGGTAGATATTTCTGTTGGTTATTGAACACAGAACTTTATAAAACAGTCTGTCAAATGTGCGTAAACGTATAAagataaaatttacaaatcaATTAGAATAAATCAAAATGTAGAATTAACATCAAGGACTGTAATGGTTTGAATAAAACTTTGGAACGCGATGAGTTCCAAATAGGTTAGAAACAGTAAATGTAAGTGTGAAGCTTTGATACGTAATGTTTTGAAACAGAAGAAACGGtggtagaaaattattatttaccttTCAGGACAGCTCATGTAActgaattaatttctatttattatgTTAAACTGTAATATATAAAACTCTCAAAATGATGCATTATTCACCTTGGATCCATCATCAAATGATGTTGGACAATCATCAATGCTATATACCTTATGTATCTACTGTGCCATCGTATCCACAAAACAATCATGAGCAGCAGCATATCATGGAAGATGAAAATGAACAAACTGCTGATGAAACTCACGATACAATAACCAGTGCTACATCGGGAAAAGGCAGCTCGAATGCTGATATATTTAGATTAGAATTTGCTGCAGCACAATGGTCAAAACTAGTCTCAAATGCTGAGGGTCTTTTTAATAAGCTCATGACAAGTAACATTCTACCTCACACAGAACAAGATCAAATTGAACAGTGGCTTTGCATGAAACAAGAATACGAAGAATGCATTGCTAATGATGATACAGGTAGTTTACATGGATACAATGAAAATGCAAGGAGATCGTTAGAAAGAATTGAGGAAGTCACAGAAACAGATGAAAAGACAGATGAATCTGTACATAAAATGGAAAGAAAGATTGATATCAATTGTTTATCCAGTTCTGAAGGTGAACTGTCTGAAACTAATGACGACGATGATGTTGATGTTGATGATGAGGATgatgatgaagaagaagatgaagatgaAGATCACAGCGATGTGAGCTCAGAAAATCCAGACTTCCTAGAAAAATTAGACGAATGTATGAATAAACTTAAAATAGAAACAGATAGAATAGTTGATTCTAAAAAGGATGAATTTAGAAGAACAGATATTGAACTCCTTTCATCTATAACAAGATCTAtgaatactaataataattatgtatCTGCAATCAAACCTGTTCCCCTTAGAAATCCGAATTCAAGAAGGAATTCAATGCTTCCTGGCTCGGAAATGTGTAACGAAGTATTAGCTTTTAATGACAGTCTTAAACCTAATCACAATCaaatattgaataataaaacattAGAGCTGATTAATACGAAAATCTTAGATAATCGTGAACCTGAAACAATAATCAATGATAACGTTCCAATTCATAATGATAATTCGCCGGATTTATTAATCGATGCTCTTAAAACAACGGAAGTACCGGAACCGATAAAGGAATTGAAAACCTTAGCATTAAACAATGAAGTAAAACAAACGCAAGTGAAGAAAATTCAGTCTGATCTTGACGGTGCCCATAAGCGTATAGAAGAGCTTCAAACGACGATTAAAATCAAAGAACGATTCATCGCGGACATGATAAAGAATTCCGATGCGCGTGCCAGCGCGA contains:
- the LOC114873279 gene encoding lipopolysaccharide-induced tumor necrosis factor-alpha factor homolog, whose protein sequence is MEKNVVFAPSAPPPPSAPPSYEEAVGNASRMPVPPITPYPVGPSSMPTPGPPLTSEPASQPLPHYNANPNPAPAPAPDVRMTYSVIYELSPNPVKMTCPTCHASIKTTTIQDHKPSAHLCCIVLCLLGCCLCSCLPYCISSFMNVHHFCPKCKNYIGTCKG